A DNA window from Daucus carota subsp. sativus chromosome 3, DH1 v3.0, whole genome shotgun sequence contains the following coding sequences:
- the LOC108211139 gene encoding uncharacterized protein LOC108211139, which produces MKVLEKSWCFCNGGGKSERMKASIFSSKGQALARIGIGGSLFGTGFLIHRNLLLTTHVNLPSVASAESAEIWLQNGVQACLFPHRFFITSSILDLTIVGLDIMDGDSNAQGQHPLYMKTCTKVDLDLGSVVYLLGYAENKELKVGECKVVIATDNLIKLSTDEVIWNPGSVGFDGHGNLAFMVCDPMKLATPPNTKSNTTSSASSSWKKDFRMQFGIPIPVICDWLNQHWEGSLDELTKPKLPLIRLKSAGQKSEFSSASFTMRQVFKSAEIKSAEAEEDGTPSSSNIMSKPNCMPGTSLSPIANIGKVEARVSNPNSSHLQGIPTPEIYESPRLNSIPFSKKASTQNQLLSINFPPRITRPPVSYHNVRKLLPFSDENFVKQVPLQHAMQENHLVERVQSSIADADMASIGSTSEVQSSSFPVEAPEAQNGYNSSEGETTMYSAETAESHNYPSPKQGNFKQVGRSQSCVNYNRWGTVQRNPIAQRTMGDKSRSFVQGRKMYSQGATSQRSNDYYSPTVSSIMKKRNNLEQPSRPKQFAVHSSAKWTF; this is translated from the exons ATGAAGGTTTTGGAGAAATCTTGGTGTTTTTGTAATGGTGGGGGCAAGTCTGAGAGGATGAAAGCTTCAATATTTTCTAGCAAAGGTCAAGCCTTGGCAAGAATTGGGATTGGAGGGTCACTGTTTGGCACTGGCTTTCTTATTCACAGGAATTTGTTGCTTACAACTCATGTTAATCTCCCTTCTGTTGCTTCTGCTGAGTCTGCTGAGATCTGGTTACAGAATGGTGTCCAAGCTTGCCTTTTTCCTCATAG gTTCTTCATTACCAGCTCCATCCTTGACCTGACAATAGTTGGTCTTGATATTATGGATGGTGACTCAAATGCACAGGGTCAACATCCTCTGTACATGAAGACATGCACTAAAGTAGATCTGGATCTTGGGAGTGTTGTTTACCTATTAGGTTATGCAGAAAACAAGGAATTGAAAGTGGGTGAGTGCAAGGTGGTGATAGCCACGGACAATCTTATAAAACTGTCTACAGATGAAGTAATATGGAACCCTGGGTCTGTCGGTTTTGATGGTCATGGAAATCTTGCATTTATGGTTTGTGATCCTATGAAGCTAGCCACACCTCCAAACACAAAATCCAATACAACATCCTCAGCGTCTTCATCCTGGAAGAAGGATTTCCGTATGCAATTTGGTATTCCAATTCCCGTGATTTGTGATTGGTTGAACCAGCATTGGGAGGGAAGCCTTGATGAACTCACTAAACCCAAGTTACCACTCATTCGTTTAAAGTCTGCTGGTCAAAAAAGTGAATTTTCTTCGGCATCCTTCACAATGAGGCAGGTATTCAAGTCAGCAGAAATCAAGTCAGCAGAAGCTGAAGAAGATGGAACTCCATCATCATCAAACATAATGTCAAAACCCAATTGCATGCCAGGAACAAGCCTTTCTCCCATTGCAAATATAGGTAAGGTTGAAGCTCGAGTCAGTAATCCAAATTCGTCACATTTACAGGGAATTCCAACTCCAGAAATCTATGAGTCGCCAAGATTAAATTCAAttcctttttcaaagaaggccAGCACCCAAAACCAGCTTTTAAGTATTAATTTTCCACCTAGGATAACTAGACCACCAGTTTCGTATCATAATGTCCGAAAGCTGCTCCCATTCTCAGACGAGAATTTTGTAAAGCAGGTTCCCTTGCAGCATGCAATGCAAGAAAACCATTTGGTTGAAAGAGTACAGAGTTCTATTGCAGATGCCGATATGGCTTCGATAGGCTCCACTAGTGAAGTGCAATCTAGTTCATTTCCCGTGGAAGCTCCGGAGGCGCAAAATGGTTATAATAGCAGCGAAGGAGAAACTACAATGTACTCGGCTGAGACTGCTGAAAGCCACAATTATCCTAGTCCCAAACAAGGAAACTTCAAGCAAGTAGGCAGGAGCCAAAGCTGCGTAAATTACAATCGCTGGGGGACTGTTCAGAGGAATCCCATAGCTCAGAGAACCATGGGAGACAAAAGCAGAAGTTTTGTACAGGGTAGAAAAATGTACTCACAGGGGGCAACTTCTCAAAGGAGTAATGACTACTACAGTCCAACTGTGTCATCTATAATGAAGAAAAGGAACAATTTGGAGCAACCAAGCAGGCCCAAACAATTTGCAGTTCATTCATCTGCTAAATGGACATTCTAA
- the LOC108211612 gene encoding uncharacterized protein LOC108211612 has protein sequence MSSPNKTQEQEAPSSSDNWKQRIIIPTILAGIVGGGVGLVSKHRKIHGLSNISATYATNFAIVTGCYCGAREFVRVSRKSTSDDLLNSAIGGFGCGAILGRLQGGVAGAVRYSFMFAAAGTALDFAAPKIQSYLQSLQNDDSWLKLPEWSPIQVLDEEALAAKREREQQMLARRNTLDLNKEEA, from the exons ATGTCTTCCCCCAACAAAACCCAAGAACAAGAAGCTCCCTCTTCATCTGACAATTGGAAACAGAGGATTATAATCCCCACCATTCTTGCAG GTATTGTTGGAGGCGGGGTTGGATTGGTGTCAAAGCATAGAAAGATTCATGGGCTTTCCAACATTTCTGCTACTTATGCTACCAACTTTGCAATTGTTACTGGCTGCTATTGTg GAGCACGCGAGTTTGTAAGAGTTAGCAGGAAGTCAACATCTGATGATCTTTTGAACTCTGCAATTGGTGGTTTTGGTTGTGGAGCTATCCTTGGCCGCCTGCAAG GTGGTGTGGCGGGTGCTGTTCGTTACTCATTCATGTTTGCTGCTGCGGGAACAGCTTTGGACTTTGCAGCTCCTAAAATACAGTCTTATCTGCAAAGCTTACAGAATGATGATAGTTGGTTGAAATTGCCTGAATGGTCACCTATCCAAGTACTTGATGAGGAAGCCCTTGCTGCCAAACGAGAACGAGAACAACAAATGCTAGCACGTCGGAACACCCTTGATTTAAACAAAGAAGAAGCCTAA